In the Kribbella sp. NBC_00482 genome, one interval contains:
- a CDS encoding DsbA family protein, with the protein MSTNARISIGIAAAFVLVAGILLAVNAANGSGSSTSTTSSNTTGTDRHERLVRSDSHKLDVAADGKATFVEFLDFECESCRAAFPAVEQLRKDYAGKVTFVVRYFPLPGHFNAERAARAVEAASGQGKFEQMYRKMYETQAEWGEQQVAADDRFRGFAKDLGLDLAAWDKAYNDPATLERIKRDVADGEALGVTGTPTFFLNGEKLQPESAQDLIASIDAALE; encoded by the coding sequence ATGAGTACCAACGCCCGCATATCGATCGGCATCGCCGCCGCCTTCGTCCTGGTGGCCGGCATCTTGCTGGCAGTCAACGCCGCCAACGGCTCGGGCAGCAGCACCAGCACCACCTCGTCCAACACCACCGGCACGGATCGCCATGAACGTCTCGTTCGGTCCGACAGCCACAAGCTCGACGTCGCCGCCGACGGTAAAGCCACGTTCGTGGAGTTCCTCGACTTCGAGTGCGAGTCGTGCCGGGCAGCATTCCCGGCTGTCGAGCAACTGCGTAAGGACTACGCCGGCAAGGTGACCTTCGTGGTGCGCTACTTCCCGCTGCCCGGCCACTTCAACGCCGAACGCGCCGCCCGCGCCGTCGAGGCGGCTTCCGGGCAGGGCAAGTTCGAGCAGATGTACCGGAAGATGTACGAGACCCAAGCCGAGTGGGGCGAGCAGCAGGTGGCTGCCGACGACCGGTTTCGCGGCTTCGCCAAGGACCTCGGACTCGACCTGGCTGCCTGGGACAAGGCCTACAACGACCCGGCCACGCTCGAGCGGATCAAGCGCGACGTCGCCGACGGCGAAGCCCTCGGCGTGACCGGCACCCCGACGTTCTTCCTCAACGGCGAGAAGCTCCAGCCCGAGTCGGCCCAGGACCTCATCGCGAGCATCGATGCCGCCCTCGAGTAG
- a CDS encoding 5-oxoprolinase subunit B family protein, which yields MRLLPSGDRALLVELDDLDEVLGYYTALTADPPADVVDVVPAARTVLVTTSGNLDVLSRALRAVTPLAGAQASGDLIEIPVVYDGEDLSDVAELLGCSAAEVVERHTADEWTVAFCGFAPGFGYLTSAGSWDIPRRESPRTKVPTGAVALAGEFSGVYPRESPGGWQLIGRTSVRIFDSHRDPAALFYPGRRVRFVDAGRG from the coding sequence ATGCGTCTCCTCCCGTCGGGTGATCGGGCGCTGCTGGTCGAGCTCGACGATCTCGACGAGGTGCTCGGGTACTACACAGCACTGACCGCGGATCCGCCGGCGGATGTCGTCGACGTCGTACCGGCCGCGCGGACGGTGCTGGTCACGACGTCGGGCAATCTCGACGTACTGTCTCGCGCACTGCGCGCGGTGACTCCTCTTGCCGGGGCGCAGGCGTCGGGCGACCTGATCGAGATCCCGGTTGTCTATGACGGCGAGGATCTGTCGGATGTGGCCGAGCTGCTCGGGTGCTCGGCGGCCGAGGTCGTCGAGCGTCATACCGCGGACGAGTGGACGGTGGCGTTCTGCGGGTTCGCGCCCGGGTTCGGGTACCTGACGTCCGCAGGCTCGTGGGACATCCCGCGGCGGGAGTCGCCGCGAACGAAGGTGCCGACGGGGGCCGTCGCGCTTGCGGGAGAATTCAGCGGTGTGTATCCCCGTGAGTCGCCGGGCGGGTGGCAGCTGATCGGCCGTACGTCGGTGCGGATCTTCGACTCCCACCGTGACCCGGCCGCACTGTTCTATCCCGGGCGCCGGGTCCGGTTCGTCGACGCGGGTCGTGGATGA
- a CDS encoding DUF6153 family protein, which yields MNGSGSLRRLVARGLMLVAALVAVCAFHSSSEPTDQPAASSVAASTTVDLVGPFHLDPTDVPSTHPSVDPHAHLAVACLLALTVSLVLLALVSRVRRTVAVRPRRDPARSVWGLSDRPWPAPPSLSQLQVSRT from the coding sequence ATGAACGGTTCCGGATCGTTGCGGCGACTTGTGGCGCGTGGCCTGATGCTGGTCGCGGCGCTGGTGGCTGTGTGCGCGTTCCACAGCTCCTCGGAACCGACCGACCAGCCTGCCGCATCCTCGGTCGCGGCAAGCACCACCGTGGACCTGGTCGGGCCGTTCCACCTCGACCCGACCGACGTGCCCTCGACCCATCCCTCGGTTGACCCCCACGCGCACCTTGCCGTGGCCTGTCTGCTGGCGCTGACGGTGTCGCTCGTACTACTCGCGCTGGTGAGCCGAGTGCGCCGAACCGTCGCGGTGCGTCCGCGGCGCGACCCCGCACGCAGCGTGTGGGGACTGTCTGATCGCCCGTGGCCGGCGCCTCCGTCGCTGAGTCAACTGCAGGTCTCGCGGACCTAG
- a CDS encoding LamB/YcsF family protein yields the protein MDLNADMGEGFGSWSMGDDSALLDVVTSANVACGFHAGDPSIMRRVTAEAVERGVAIGAHVGYADKAGFGRRFVDIEPAALRDEVVYQIGALDAFARIAGDRVRYVKPHGALYNTIGHHTEQAAAVVAAVAEYDKTLPVLGLPGSEWLRLAAEAGLTAVHEAFADRAYTSAGTLVSRRSAGAVLHDADEIALRCTAMATGQPIRDIEGGSLVVDAASICVHGDTPGAVEIARRVRGAVEGAGVTLRPFTG from the coding sequence ATGGACCTCAACGCGGACATGGGTGAAGGATTCGGCTCCTGGTCGATGGGTGACGACTCGGCGCTGCTCGACGTCGTGACCAGTGCGAACGTGGCCTGCGGCTTCCACGCCGGCGACCCGTCGATCATGCGCCGGGTGACGGCCGAGGCGGTCGAACGCGGCGTCGCGATCGGTGCGCACGTCGGGTACGCCGACAAGGCCGGATTCGGGCGCCGGTTCGTGGACATCGAGCCGGCCGCGCTGCGCGACGAGGTGGTGTACCAGATCGGCGCGTTGGACGCGTTCGCCCGGATCGCCGGCGATCGGGTCAGGTACGTGAAGCCGCACGGGGCGCTGTACAACACGATCGGCCACCACACGGAGCAAGCCGCCGCGGTCGTCGCGGCTGTCGCGGAGTACGACAAGACCCTTCCGGTGCTGGGGCTCCCTGGCTCGGAGTGGCTCCGGCTCGCGGCCGAGGCCGGTCTGACCGCAGTACATGAGGCCTTCGCGGACCGCGCGTACACGTCGGCCGGCACTTTGGTGTCGCGACGCTCGGCCGGTGCGGTTCTGCACGATGCGGACGAGATCGCCTTGCGGTGTACGGCGATGGCGACCGGGCAGCCGATCCGTGACATCGAGGGCGGCTCGCTGGTGGTCGACGCGGCGTCGATCTGTGTGCACGGCGACACTCCGGGAGCGGTGGAGATCGCCCGCCGGGTGCGTGGCGCGGTGGAGGGAGCGGGCGTGACGTTGCGCCCGTTCACCGGCTGA
- a CDS encoding VOC family protein, with amino-acid sequence MTTQQIPGGKSTITPYVAVKGADKFLDFVEQTFEVQTSGRFPNQDGTVGHAEITVGASVLMTFDAAPDWPDTPSFLSVYVDDVERTFQRAIDAGATVVTDLMYSGITGDRGARVRDPLGNIWWLQTHVEDVDPSTIPALFANPEEAAKMRHAQDTFAAEMRRRTRN; translated from the coding sequence ATGACCACACAGCAGATCCCTGGCGGTAAGTCGACCATCACGCCGTACGTCGCGGTGAAGGGCGCCGACAAGTTCCTGGACTTCGTGGAGCAGACCTTCGAGGTGCAGACGAGCGGACGGTTCCCGAACCAGGACGGCACGGTCGGCCACGCCGAGATCACCGTCGGCGCATCGGTCCTGATGACGTTCGACGCGGCGCCGGACTGGCCGGACACCCCGAGCTTCCTGAGCGTGTACGTCGACGACGTCGAGCGGACGTTCCAGCGGGCGATCGACGCCGGCGCGACCGTCGTGACCGACCTGATGTACTCCGGAATCACCGGCGACCGCGGCGCCCGGGTGAGGGACCCGTTGGGCAACATCTGGTGGCTGCAGACCCACGTCGAGGACGTCGACCCGAGCACCATCCCGGCCCTGTTCGCAAACCCCGAAGAGGCCGCCAAGATGCGCCACGCCCAAGACACCTTCGCCGCCGAGATGCGCAGGCGAACGAGGAACTGA
- a CDS encoding ATP-binding protein encodes MKKPFVGLRPFRKGENGLFFGRDRDIAILQNLIRAVPVLVVYAPSGTGKSSLLNAGVLPAIEQDPFLLPVVVDDPRADVTASVSALLVSTGWHDAKTGDGGLAATLQRHFTETDRRLILVLDQFEERLKDEDSLDELYIEIARLANTRSEAATVVISVREDYLAGLERLMRRVSGLLDASFRVPALSKDALSDAVYGPLKAVATEVGIEAGLVGQVLTDLEREARLGDSADGRIEAGYFQIVWSHLWDKDADLPDHRLTSSTYQREGGAAGILESFVSSTLSRLLPFELEVLSAVIRYLVLPTGAKVSMTIDDLLGLLRRDDFTKQAVDILPLDDRWTIRKILDSLFSRLTRTETPLFRRVLRGQREEYELVHDLLGPILLQWRTVRESEEDATARKVVQRVVSEYTGLAKDAYASVSNRGLLTDPKANREGHGVKEALTAYIRDLAAVETAADAELAAGQMRAGFGQLAWIRRHLWVGPEVPAEMGRVIQPAIGRAYVQLKSVALGHPSRDVQRATQRQAYEFQAFNTYFEDLGPWITESQSNRARSAWMYSLAYATGLAFAVGGMFIAYRLLRLVWHVPDIEYLKLTLGTASCGMALMYLINFYPNKVAVWETVRDALWPTSALPDSVPSYGGERSSRLRYLQYSALLTWWPILFAAYQAICFSIAVVFDRFGWSATAGFNLAAVLAAFGVAVAYVWASDG; translated from the coding sequence ATGAAGAAGCCTTTCGTCGGACTCCGTCCCTTTCGTAAAGGCGAGAACGGGCTGTTCTTCGGCCGTGATCGGGACATCGCCATTCTGCAGAACCTCATTCGCGCCGTCCCGGTGCTTGTCGTCTATGCGCCCAGCGGCACCGGCAAGTCGTCACTCCTCAATGCCGGCGTACTGCCGGCCATCGAGCAGGACCCGTTCCTGCTGCCGGTCGTCGTCGATGATCCGCGTGCCGATGTCACGGCGTCCGTGAGCGCATTGCTCGTCTCGACCGGCTGGCACGACGCGAAGACGGGCGACGGCGGACTGGCCGCGACGCTCCAGCGACACTTCACCGAAACCGATCGGCGCCTCATCCTGGTGCTGGATCAGTTCGAGGAGCGCCTCAAGGACGAGGACTCCCTCGACGAGCTCTACATCGAGATTGCCCGTCTTGCCAACACCCGCAGTGAAGCAGCGACCGTCGTGATCAGCGTCCGCGAGGACTACCTGGCAGGTCTCGAGCGGTTGATGCGTCGAGTGTCAGGGCTCCTCGACGCCAGTTTTCGCGTACCTGCCCTGTCCAAGGACGCGCTGAGCGATGCCGTGTACGGGCCACTCAAGGCCGTTGCCACGGAGGTGGGGATAGAAGCCGGTCTCGTCGGCCAGGTGCTGACCGACCTGGAACGTGAGGCACGGCTCGGGGACTCGGCCGACGGGCGCATCGAAGCCGGCTATTTCCAGATCGTCTGGTCGCACCTCTGGGACAAGGACGCCGACCTCCCCGACCATCGATTGACAAGTTCGACCTATCAGCGGGAGGGCGGCGCCGCCGGAATCCTGGAGAGCTTTGTCTCGTCGACGCTCTCCCGGCTCCTGCCGTTCGAACTGGAGGTGCTCAGCGCCGTCATCCGCTACCTGGTCCTGCCGACCGGGGCGAAGGTCTCGATGACGATCGACGATCTGTTGGGGCTGCTCCGAAGAGATGACTTCACCAAGCAGGCAGTGGACATTCTGCCGCTGGACGACCGGTGGACCATTCGGAAGATTCTGGATTCGTTGTTCTCCCGGCTGACCCGGACCGAGACACCGCTCTTCCGCCGGGTTCTTCGCGGTCAGCGAGAAGAGTACGAGCTGGTCCATGATCTGCTCGGTCCGATCTTGCTGCAATGGCGAACCGTCCGTGAATCGGAGGAGGACGCCACCGCGCGAAAGGTCGTCCAGAGGGTCGTGTCCGAGTACACCGGCCTGGCGAAAGACGCGTACGCGAGCGTCTCGAACCGTGGGCTCCTCACCGACCCGAAGGCTAACCGAGAAGGCCACGGCGTGAAGGAAGCCTTGACGGCGTACATCCGTGACCTGGCCGCCGTCGAGACAGCGGCCGACGCAGAGCTTGCCGCCGGTCAAATGCGCGCCGGATTCGGCCAACTCGCCTGGATTCGCAGGCATTTGTGGGTTGGCCCCGAAGTGCCGGCGGAGATGGGCCGTGTCATCCAGCCGGCGATCGGGAGGGCGTACGTGCAACTGAAATCCGTTGCGCTCGGCCATCCGTCTCGTGATGTCCAGCGCGCGACTCAGCGGCAAGCCTACGAGTTCCAGGCATTCAATACCTACTTCGAAGACCTCGGGCCATGGATCACCGAGTCGCAATCCAATCGCGCTCGCTCCGCCTGGATGTACTCTCTCGCGTACGCCACTGGCTTGGCATTCGCAGTCGGCGGAATGTTCATTGCGTACCGGTTACTCAGACTGGTGTGGCACGTTCCGGACATCGAATACCTGAAACTCACGCTGGGCACCGCATCGTGCGGCATGGCGCTCATGTACCTCATCAACTTCTATCCCAACAAGGTAGCGGTCTGGGAAACAGTTCGAGATGCGCTGTGGCCGACCAGCGCGCTACCGGATAGCGTCCCTAGCTACGGTGGAGAGAGATCCTCCCGGCTCAGATACCTGCAATATTCGGCCCTGCTGACCTGGTGGCCAATCCTATTTGCCGCATATCAGGCCATCTGTTTCTCGATTGCAGTGGTGTTCGACCGGTTCGGTTGGTCCGCGACGGCCGGCTTCAATCTGGCGGCCGTCCTGGCGGCGTTCGGGGTGGCAGTCGCCTACGTCTGGGCGAGCGACGGGTGA
- a CDS encoding biotin-dependent carboxyltransferase family protein — translation MSSLTVLEPGPLATIQDRGRAGRAALGVPLSGACDRASYSLANRLVGNPLGAAAIEVTYGGLVVHADTDLVVAITGAPCTGVPLNAPTTLRAGQVLRLGAPTSGLRTYVAVRGGIDVPAVLGSRSTDLLSGLGPAPLVANQTLPVGSSVEPMPGVDLAPVAHPADGTVVLRVTPGPRRDWFTDAGWASLVSQVYEVSSNSNRVGVRLDGEPLDRARTGELASEGMARGAIQIPPSGTPVIFLADHPVTGGYPVIAYVTTPDLDPSAQLRPGQPVRLRSE, via the coding sequence ATGAGCAGCCTGACCGTTCTCGAACCGGGGCCCTTGGCAACGATCCAGGACCGGGGCCGGGCCGGCCGGGCGGCGCTCGGCGTCCCTTTGTCGGGCGCGTGCGATCGAGCGTCCTACTCGCTGGCGAATCGACTCGTCGGCAATCCCCTCGGTGCGGCCGCGATCGAGGTGACGTACGGCGGCCTGGTGGTGCACGCCGACACCGATCTCGTCGTCGCGATCACCGGCGCTCCGTGCACCGGCGTACCGCTCAACGCGCCGACCACGCTGCGCGCGGGTCAGGTACTGCGTCTTGGCGCGCCGACGAGCGGGCTCCGGACGTACGTCGCCGTCCGCGGCGGGATCGACGTACCCGCGGTCCTCGGCTCCCGCTCCACCGACTTGCTGTCCGGCCTCGGACCCGCGCCGCTTGTCGCGAATCAGACGCTGCCCGTCGGGTCGTCCGTCGAGCCGATGCCCGGCGTGGACCTGGCCCCCGTCGCGCATCCGGCCGACGGGACGGTCGTACTGCGGGTCACGCCGGGACCGCGACGCGACTGGTTCACCGACGCGGGATGGGCATCGCTCGTGTCGCAGGTTTACGAGGTGAGCAGCAACAGCAACCGCGTCGGCGTACGGCTCGACGGCGAACCCCTCGACCGCGCCCGCACCGGCGAACTCGCCAGCGAAGGCATGGCCCGCGGCGCCATCCAGATCCCACCGTCCGGCACCCCAGTCATCTTCCTCGCAGACCACCCAGTCACCGGCGGCTACCCAGTCATCGCCTACGTCACCACCCCGGACCTGGACCCCTCCGCCCAACTCCGCCCCGGCCAGCCGGTCCGTCTTCGGAGCGAGTGA
- a CDS encoding GntR family transcriptional regulator produces the protein MSTGGAEDSAPNTAADTGRQAWLRTVAADVARLDRSSSAERAADILRRSITEGALPPGAQLSEVELTEVLEVSRNTLREAFRLLTHEGLLVYKLHRGVFVPELDEHDVIDLYRLRRVLEVDVVRGLADREPELPAGRLEPLHDDVEAAEAAAAADRWPAVGTANMRFHQHLIGLADSARMDAMTGRLLAELRLLFHVIATPRELHEPYIARNRGLFELLEARKYEQAAADLHQYLIDSEQGILAAFRDKGLRAPGTT, from the coding sequence ATGAGTACGGGTGGGGCCGAGGACAGTGCACCTAATACTGCAGCGGACACCGGACGGCAGGCGTGGTTGCGGACCGTTGCCGCCGACGTCGCGCGACTGGACCGGAGCAGTTCGGCCGAGCGCGCCGCGGACATCCTGCGTCGCAGTATTACCGAAGGCGCCTTGCCGCCCGGCGCCCAGCTCTCCGAGGTCGAGCTGACCGAGGTCCTGGAGGTCAGCCGGAACACGCTGCGCGAGGCCTTCCGGCTGCTGACCCACGAGGGCCTGCTCGTCTACAAGCTGCACCGTGGCGTCTTCGTGCCGGAGCTGGACGAACACGACGTGATCGACCTGTACCGGCTGCGTCGCGTCCTCGAGGTGGACGTCGTACGCGGCCTGGCCGACCGTGAGCCGGAGCTCCCGGCCGGCCGGCTCGAGCCCTTGCACGACGATGTCGAAGCCGCCGAGGCGGCCGCCGCCGCGGACCGTTGGCCAGCTGTCGGTACGGCGAACATGCGCTTCCACCAGCACCTGATCGGGCTCGCCGACAGCGCGCGGATGGACGCGATGACCGGCCGGCTGCTCGCGGAGCTGCGGCTCCTTTTCCACGTGATCGCGACCCCGCGCGAGCTGCACGAGCCGTACATCGCGCGCAACCGCGGGCTGTTCGAACTGCTCGAGGCCCGCAAGTACGAGCAGGCCGCGGCCGACCTGCACCAGTACCTCATCGACTCCGAACAGGGCATCCTCGCCGCGTTCCGGGATAAGGGCTTGCGCGCCCCCGGGACAACCTGA
- a CDS encoding SIR2 family NAD-dependent protein deacylase: MGPTQLPDGNGLARELLVEMGVAYPGDPSDNLALIAQYYERPFLDRVALYEYMHQRFFRGQVEAPLARVAQVLASIPNNDTSRFLVTTNYDVIIERAFREAGRPICVITQNMRDPDHGGAQVQVIPPDGIPTVEEARDLVLEVYPRGTTFLFKMHGSAHNEKIDKRDDLIITENDYVDFLVNAGGRMSPNFPPASLAAAFKTRRFLFLGYSLRDWNFRAFLRLLELRNALSGRDQLRHLAVQMSPGQLEIELWNQRNVNVYDGDLLQFCDRLAAAGNVEPVQ; this comes from the coding sequence ATGGGTCCAACGCAGTTGCCGGACGGGAACGGCCTGGCCCGTGAACTCCTCGTCGAGATGGGCGTCGCCTACCCTGGCGATCCATCGGACAACCTTGCGCTGATCGCCCAGTACTACGAGCGGCCGTTTCTGGATCGCGTGGCGCTGTACGAGTACATGCATCAGCGCTTCTTCCGGGGACAAGTCGAAGCTCCGCTGGCGCGGGTGGCGCAAGTTCTGGCGTCGATTCCGAACAACGACACGTCGCGGTTCCTGGTGACGACGAACTACGACGTGATCATCGAGCGCGCGTTTCGCGAAGCGGGCCGGCCGATCTGTGTGATCACCCAGAACATGCGCGACCCCGATCACGGCGGAGCGCAGGTCCAGGTCATCCCTCCGGACGGGATTCCGACCGTCGAGGAAGCGCGGGACCTCGTGCTGGAGGTGTATCCACGCGGGACAACCTTCCTGTTCAAGATGCACGGGTCCGCGCACAACGAGAAGATCGACAAGCGGGACGACCTGATCATCACCGAGAACGACTACGTCGACTTCCTGGTCAACGCGGGCGGCCGGATGTCTCCGAACTTCCCGCCGGCATCCCTGGCCGCCGCGTTCAAGACCCGGCGGTTCCTGTTCCTGGGATACTCCCTCCGGGACTGGAACTTCCGCGCGTTCCTGCGGCTCCTGGAACTGCGAAACGCTCTGTCCGGCCGGGACCAACTGCGGCATCTGGCGGTTCAGATGAGTCCCGGCCAGCTCGAGATCGAACTGTGGAACCAGCGCAACGTCAACGTCTACGACGGCGATCTGCTGCAGTTCTGCGACCGGCTGGCAGCGGCCGGCAACGTGGAGCCAGTGCAATGA
- a CDS encoding vitamin K epoxide reductase family protein — MPPSSSRLDPAGSTPFPKLLPWLLLVGGAFGLTAAVVLTVEKIALLRDPAYVPSCSINPILSCGSVMTKPQAEVFGFPNSLLGIAGFAVVTTIGAALLAGASFRRWFWLGLQAGVTFGVVFVHWLIFQSLYRIQALCPYCMAVWAVTIPIFWYVTLHNLNRCHLVTRYHTVVLTIWTVVLLTLIGEQFWHYWKTLL; from the coding sequence ATGCCGCCCTCGAGTAGCCGCCTCGACCCGGCGGGCAGTACGCCGTTCCCGAAGCTGCTGCCCTGGTTGCTGCTGGTCGGCGGGGCCTTCGGCCTGACCGCCGCCGTCGTACTGACGGTCGAGAAGATCGCGCTGCTCCGCGATCCGGCCTACGTCCCGTCGTGCAGCATCAATCCGATCCTGTCGTGCGGATCGGTGATGACCAAACCCCAGGCCGAGGTGTTCGGCTTCCCGAATTCGCTGCTCGGCATTGCGGGATTCGCGGTCGTCACCACGATCGGCGCTGCGCTGCTGGCGGGCGCGAGCTTCCGCCGATGGTTCTGGCTCGGCCTGCAGGCGGGTGTGACGTTCGGTGTCGTATTCGTGCACTGGCTGATCTTCCAAAGCCTGTACCGGATCCAGGCGCTGTGCCCCTACTGCATGGCGGTGTGGGCGGTCACCATCCCGATCTTCTGGTACGTGACACTGCACAACCTCAACCGCTGTCACCTAGTCACGAGGTACCACACCGTCGTACTGACTATCTGGACAGTCGTACTGCTCACGTTGATCGGTGAGCAGTTCTGGCACTACTGGAAAACCCTGCTCTAG
- a CDS encoding ArsR/SmtB family transcription factor yields the protein MTTPVDVQLQAGPDVVDEAAALSVAACLFNGFSDASRLAIVRHLALGEHRVVDLTEHLGLAQSTVSKHLACLRDCGLVESRPVGRASLFSLTHPDATLDLLSAAERLLGLTGDAVALCPNYGRAATR from the coding sequence ATGACGACACCAGTTGACGTTCAGTTGCAAGCAGGACCGGACGTGGTCGACGAGGCGGCTGCGTTGTCGGTGGCGGCTTGCCTGTTCAACGGCTTCAGCGATGCGTCGCGGCTGGCGATTGTGCGGCACTTGGCGCTCGGCGAGCACCGGGTGGTCGACCTGACCGAGCATCTCGGTCTGGCGCAGTCGACGGTCTCCAAGCATCTGGCCTGCCTGCGCGACTGCGGCTTGGTCGAGTCGCGTCCGGTCGGCCGGGCGTCACTGTTCAGCCTGACCCATCCCGACGCCACGCTCGACCTGCTCTCGGCAGCCGAGCGTCTGCTCGGCCTGACCGGTGACGCGGTCGCGCTCTGCCCGAACTACGGCCGGGCCGCGACGAGATGA
- a CDS encoding aminopeptidase P family protein has protein sequence MTDDDRTDQTPKSYRPIDAKGFREFISRGWGPVDRSVSVPEGLAEAAAEHRRKLAAALPGRRIALAAGRAPVRSNDTDYQFRADSDFVWLTGCQAEGSVLVISADGDATLYLRETAGPDEADFFSNARDGELWIGPVPGLKDWSDALQIACRPVEELPAAVRGAVPFMLSVPGVEPMLDALVRTSPTDGNALRQTLAELRRIKDDWELDQLREAVAASVLAFGDVASELPEAIRGGGERWLQGTFDRRARTAGNGVGYASIVAAGNHAPVLHWVRNDGAVNEGDVILLDAGVETRTLYTADVTRTFPASGEYTAAQRQVHDLVHKAQLASLEAVKVGAPYRAFQYEALRVLAEGLRDWGVLDVSLDELLGPDGQQHRRYIVCGTGHYIGLDVHDCDASRPEAYFAGTIEAGMALAVEPGLYFHPNDETVPPELRGIGIRIEDNVVVHQDRLEILTEDLPITTDGLEQWTKAQLAR, from the coding sequence ATGACCGATGACGACCGGACCGACCAGACGCCGAAGTCCTACCGCCCCATCGACGCCAAGGGATTCCGGGAGTTCATCTCGCGTGGCTGGGGGCCGGTCGACCGCTCGGTGTCGGTGCCGGAGGGGCTCGCGGAGGCGGCCGCGGAACATCGGCGCAAGCTCGCCGCCGCGCTGCCGGGTCGCCGGATCGCGCTCGCGGCCGGTCGCGCACCGGTCCGGTCGAACGACACCGACTACCAGTTCCGCGCCGACAGCGACTTCGTCTGGCTCACCGGTTGCCAGGCCGAGGGCTCCGTCCTGGTCATCTCGGCGGACGGCGACGCGACGCTCTACCTCCGCGAGACGGCCGGGCCGGACGAGGCGGACTTCTTCTCGAACGCCCGCGACGGCGAGCTGTGGATCGGCCCGGTGCCCGGGCTGAAGGACTGGTCGGACGCGCTGCAGATCGCCTGCCGCCCGGTCGAGGAACTGCCGGCCGCCGTCCGTGGTGCGGTCCCGTTCATGTTGTCGGTGCCCGGTGTCGAGCCGATGCTGGACGCCTTGGTACGGACGTCGCCCACCGACGGCAACGCGCTGCGGCAGACGCTCGCCGAGCTGCGCCGGATCAAGGACGACTGGGAGCTCGACCAGCTCCGTGAAGCGGTCGCAGCGAGCGTGCTCGCGTTCGGCGACGTGGCGAGCGAGCTGCCCGAGGCGATCCGCGGCGGCGGCGAGCGCTGGCTGCAGGGCACCTTCGACCGGCGGGCGCGGACCGCGGGCAACGGCGTCGGATACGCGTCGATCGTTGCGGCCGGCAACCACGCGCCGGTGCTGCACTGGGTCCGCAACGACGGCGCCGTGAACGAGGGCGACGTGATCCTGCTGGACGCCGGCGTCGAGACCCGCACGCTCTACACCGCCGACGTGACCCGGACCTTCCCGGCCAGCGGCGAGTACACGGCGGCGCAGCGGCAGGTGCACGACCTGGTGCACAAGGCACAGCTCGCCTCGCTGGAGGCGGTCAAGGTGGGAGCGCCGTACCGCGCCTTCCAGTACGAAGCGCTCCGGGTGCTGGCCGAAGGGCTGCGGGACTGGGGTGTGCTCGACGTCTCGCTGGACGAGCTGCTCGGCCCGGACGGGCAGCAGCACCGCCGGTACATCGTCTGCGGGACCGGCCACTACATCGGCCTCGACGTCCACGACTGCGACGCGTCCCGGCCGGAGGCGTACTTCGCCGGCACCATCGAAGCCGGTATGGCGCTCGCGGTCGAGCCGGGGCTGTACTTCCACCCGAACGACGAGACCGTCCCGCCGGAGCTGCGCGGTATCGGCATCCGGATCGAGGACAACGTCGTCGTCCACCAGGACCGGCTGGAGATCCTCACCGAGGACCTCCCGATCACCACCGACGGTCTCGAGCAGTGGACCAAGGCGCAGCTCGCGCGGTAA